The proteins below come from a single Nocardioides eburneiflavus genomic window:
- a CDS encoding purine-cytosine permease family protein, producing MGTTTTNGTGLDQTRRLGVETTGIEIIEESERTARPRDLFWPWFAANVSVFGISYGSFVLGFGISFVQALVVTVVGVVISFALCGVIAIAGKRGSAPTMILSRAAFGVQGQKLPGVVSWLVSIGWETFLAILAVLATATIFDQLGWSAGTTTQVFATVVVAALIVSASVAGYHVIMRMQSVLTWLTGIATIVYVALTLDEIDWSAVQAVPAGSTQQMVGALVMVMTGFGLGWINIAADWSRYQHRDAKGSAIVGWNTFGGAVAPVLLVVFGLLLAASSGDLSASIAADPIGTLGTLLPTWFLVPFLLAAILALVSGAVLGIYSSGLTLLSLGVRVPRPVAAFIDGVILTCGTVWVVFFAEDFLGPFQSFLITLGVPLAAWAGIMIADIALRRRDYDDEALFDSRGRYRAVDWTSVATMVGASVVGWGLVVNNFAVDAAWNNWQGYFLGPLGLGTYVDDPAGPYWDGNWPYANLGVLLALVLGFVVTYVARRGTVRRQEA from the coding sequence ATGGGCACCACAACGACCAATGGCACGGGCCTCGACCAGACCCGTCGCCTCGGCGTCGAGACCACTGGCATCGAGATCATCGAGGAGTCCGAGCGGACCGCGCGCCCGCGCGACCTGTTCTGGCCGTGGTTCGCGGCCAACGTCTCGGTCTTCGGCATCAGCTACGGATCGTTCGTGCTGGGATTCGGCATCTCGTTCGTGCAGGCCCTGGTCGTCACGGTGGTCGGCGTCGTCATCTCCTTCGCGCTGTGCGGGGTCATCGCGATCGCGGGCAAGCGCGGCTCGGCGCCCACCATGATCCTGAGCCGGGCGGCGTTCGGCGTGCAGGGGCAGAAGCTGCCCGGGGTCGTCTCGTGGCTGGTCTCGATCGGCTGGGAGACCTTCCTCGCGATCCTCGCCGTGCTCGCCACGGCCACGATCTTCGACCAGCTCGGCTGGTCCGCGGGCACGACCACCCAGGTGTTCGCCACCGTCGTCGTCGCCGCGCTCATCGTGTCGGCGAGCGTCGCCGGCTACCACGTCATCATGCGGATGCAGTCGGTGCTGACGTGGCTGACCGGCATCGCCACGATCGTCTACGTCGCCCTGACGCTCGACGAGATCGACTGGTCGGCCGTGCAGGCCGTCCCCGCCGGCAGCACCCAGCAGATGGTCGGGGCGCTCGTGATGGTGATGACCGGCTTCGGGCTCGGCTGGATCAACATCGCGGCCGACTGGTCGCGCTACCAGCACCGCGATGCGAAGGGCTCCGCGATCGTCGGGTGGAACACCTTCGGCGGAGCGGTCGCGCCGGTCCTGCTGGTGGTGTTCGGCCTGCTGCTCGCCGCCTCGTCCGGCGACCTCAGCGCGAGCATCGCCGCCGACCCCATCGGCACCCTCGGCACGCTGCTGCCGACGTGGTTCCTCGTGCCGTTCCTGCTGGCGGCGATCCTCGCCCTCGTCAGCGGGGCCGTGCTGGGCATCTACTCCTCGGGACTGACGCTGCTCTCCCTCGGCGTACGGGTCCCGCGGCCCGTCGCCGCCTTCATCGACGGGGTGATCCTCACCTGCGGCACCGTGTGGGTGGTCTTCTTCGCCGAGGACTTCCTCGGCCCGTTCCAGAGCTTCCTGATCACGCTCGGCGTGCCGCTGGCCGCCTGGGCGGGGATCATGATCGCCGACATCGCGCTGCGCCGCCGCGACTACGACGACGAGGCGCTCTTCGACAGCCGTGGTCGCTACCGCGCCGTCGACTGGACCTCGGTCGCCACGATGGTCGGTGCCTCGGTCGTCGGCTGGGGCCTGGTGGTCAACAACTTCGCCGTCGACGCCGCGTGGAACAACTGGCAGGGCTACTTCCTCGGGCCCCTCGGCCTCGGGACCTACGTCGACGACCCGGCCGGGCCCTACTGGGACGGCAACTGGCCCTACGCCAACCTCGGCGTGCTGCTCGCCCTGGTCCTGGGGTTCGTGGTGACGTACGTCGCCCGCCGGGGCACGGTGCGCCGGCAGGAGGCCTGA
- the ilvC gene encoding ketol-acid reductoisomerase, producing MAEMFYDDDADLSLIQGKNVAVIGYGSQGHAHALSLRDSGVDVRIGLQPGSKSRDKAEAEGLRVLTPREAAEESDLIVILAPDQHQRKLYAEEIEPALTPGDTLVFGHGFNIRFGYITPPEGVDVFMVAPKGPGHLVRREYVDGRGVPVLVAVEKDASGDAWPLALSYAKAIGGLRAGGIKTTFTEETETDLFGEQAVLCGGASQLVMYGFETLIEAGYQPEVAYFECLHELKLIVDLMYEGGIAKQRWSVSDTAEFGDYVSGPRVITPDVKKNMQDVLADITSGAFAERFITDMDNGSPEFTEFRKKGESHPIEQTGRELRKLMAWVKSHDTDYVEGTAAR from the coding sequence GTGGCTGAGATGTTCTACGACGACGACGCCGACCTGAGCCTGATCCAGGGCAAGAACGTCGCGGTGATCGGCTACGGCAGCCAGGGTCACGCCCACGCGCTGTCCCTGCGCGACTCCGGCGTCGACGTCCGCATCGGCCTGCAGCCCGGCTCCAAGAGCCGCGACAAGGCCGAGGCCGAGGGCCTGCGCGTCCTCACGCCCCGCGAGGCGGCGGAGGAGTCCGACCTGATCGTGATCCTCGCCCCCGACCAGCACCAGCGCAAGCTCTACGCCGAGGAGATCGAGCCCGCGCTGACCCCGGGCGACACCCTGGTCTTCGGCCACGGCTTCAACATCCGCTTCGGCTACATCACCCCGCCCGAGGGCGTCGACGTCTTCATGGTCGCCCCCAAGGGCCCCGGCCACCTCGTGCGCCGCGAGTACGTCGACGGCCGTGGCGTCCCGGTGCTCGTCGCTGTCGAGAAGGACGCCTCCGGCGACGCCTGGCCGCTCGCCCTGTCGTACGCCAAGGCCATCGGCGGGCTGCGTGCCGGCGGCATCAAGACCACCTTCACCGAGGAGACCGAGACCGACCTGTTCGGCGAGCAGGCCGTCCTGTGCGGTGGCGCCTCGCAGCTGGTGATGTACGGCTTCGAGACCCTCATCGAGGCCGGCTACCAGCCCGAGGTCGCCTACTTCGAGTGCCTCCACGAGCTGAAGCTGATCGTCGACCTGATGTACGAGGGCGGCATCGCCAAGCAGCGCTGGTCGGTGTCGGACACCGCCGAGTTCGGCGACTACGTCTCCGGCCCGCGCGTGATCACGCCCGACGTGAAGAAGAACATGCAGGACGTGCTCGCCGACATCACCAGCGGTGCGTTCGCCGAGCGCTTCATCACCGACATGGACAACGGCTCGCCGGAGTTCACCGAGTTCCGCAAGAAGGGTGAGTCGCACCCGATCGAGCAGACCGGTCGCGAGCTGCGCAAGCTCATGGCCTGGGTGAAGTCCCACGACACCGACTACGTCGAGGGCACCGCCGCCCGCTGA
- the ilvN gene encoding acetolactate synthase small subunit → MSSNKHTLSVLVENKPGVLARIASLFSRRGFNIDSLAVGPTEHPEISRMTIVVNVDESPLEQVTKQLNKLVEVIKIVELDGPGSVNRELLLVKVRADAATRGAVLDAVQLFRAKVVDVAPDAVTVQAVGNSDKLADLLRVLEPFGIRELVQSGMVAIGRGSRSISERPQRSVAVPAPLSAIAN, encoded by the coding sequence ATGAGCAGCAACAAGCACACCCTGTCCGTGCTGGTCGAGAACAAGCCGGGCGTCCTGGCCCGGATCGCCAGCCTGTTCTCCCGGCGCGGGTTCAACATCGACAGCCTCGCGGTCGGGCCGACCGAGCACCCGGAGATCTCCCGGATGACGATCGTGGTCAACGTGGACGAGTCCCCGCTCGAGCAGGTCACCAAGCAGCTCAACAAGCTGGTCGAGGTGATCAAGATCGTCGAGCTCGACGGTCCCGGCTCGGTCAACCGCGAGCTGCTGCTGGTGAAGGTCCGTGCGGACGCCGCCACCCGCGGTGCCGTGCTCGACGCGGTGCAGCTCTTCCGCGCCAAGGTGGTCGACGTGGCCCCCGACGCCGTCACCGTCCAGGCCGTCGGCAACTCCGACAAGCTCGCCGACCTGCTGCGGGTGCTCGAGCCGTTCGGCATCCGCGAGCTCGTGCAGTCCGGCATGGTCGCGATCGGCCGGGGCTCGCGCTCCATCAGCGAGCGCCCGCAGCGCTCGGTCGCCGTACCCGCCCCCCTTTCAGCAATCGCCAACTGA
- a CDS encoding acetolactate synthase large subunit, producing MTEQGGQGSGSVTGAQSLVTSLEAAGVTDIFGIPGGAILPAYDPLMDSTRIRHILVRHEQGAGHAAQGYAAATGRVGVCMATSGPGATNLVTPLADAHMDSVPMVAVTGQVGASMIGTDAFQEADIRGITMPVTKHNFLVTDPADIPRTIAEAFHIASTGRPGPVLVDVAKSALQAQTTYAWPSELHLPGYRPVTTPHAKQIKEAVRLIREARRPVLYVGGGVIRARAHRELAQLAALTGIPVVTTLMARGAFPDSNAQHLGMPGMHGTVAAVAGLQKSDLIISLGARFDDRVTGNLDSFAPGALVIHADIDPAEIGKNRHADVPIVGDCKEVIAQLVARLQAEGADGDYEAWIAFLAGVKKQYALGYDAPTDGSLAPQYVLERLSDIAGPDSIYVAGVGQHQMWAAQFVGYERPNTWINSGGLGTMGFAVPAAMGAKVGKPDSTVWAVDGDGCFQMTNQELATCAINDIPIKVAIINNESLGMVRQWQTLFYNERYSNTDLHSKRIPDFVKLADAYGCVGLACESPSDVDATIEKAMAIDDQPVVVDFRVHRDAMVWPMVAAGTSNDEIKYARDLAPQFDEDDI from the coding sequence ATGACGGAGCAGGGCGGACAGGGCAGCGGATCGGTCACGGGCGCGCAGAGCCTGGTGACGTCCCTCGAGGCGGCCGGCGTGACGGACATCTTCGGCATCCCGGGCGGCGCGATCCTCCCGGCGTACGACCCCCTCATGGACTCCACCAGGATCCGGCACATCCTGGTGCGCCACGAGCAGGGTGCCGGACACGCCGCGCAGGGGTACGCCGCGGCGACGGGACGCGTGGGCGTGTGCATGGCGACGTCGGGTCCGGGGGCGACCAACCTGGTCACGCCGCTGGCCGACGCCCACATGGACTCGGTGCCCATGGTGGCGGTGACCGGGCAGGTCGGCGCGTCGATGATCGGCACCGACGCCTTCCAGGAGGCCGACATCCGCGGCATCACCATGCCGGTCACCAAGCACAACTTCCTCGTCACCGACCCGGCCGACATCCCGCGCACGATCGCGGAGGCCTTCCACATCGCCTCGACCGGGCGCCCCGGTCCGGTCCTCGTCGACGTCGCCAAGTCGGCCCTTCAGGCGCAGACCACGTACGCCTGGCCGAGCGAGCTCCACCTGCCCGGCTACCGCCCCGTCACGACGCCGCACGCCAAGCAGATCAAGGAGGCCGTGCGCCTGATCCGGGAGGCGAGGCGGCCGGTCCTCTACGTCGGCGGCGGCGTGATCCGCGCCCGCGCCCACCGTGAGCTCGCCCAGCTGGCCGCGCTGACGGGCATCCCGGTCGTCACCACCTTGATGGCCCGCGGCGCGTTCCCCGACAGCAATGCCCAGCACCTCGGCATGCCGGGCATGCACGGCACCGTCGCTGCGGTCGCCGGGCTGCAGAAGAGCGACCTCATCATCAGCCTCGGTGCGCGCTTCGACGACCGGGTGACCGGCAACCTCGACTCGTTCGCGCCCGGCGCGCTCGTGATCCACGCCGACATCGACCCGGCCGAGATCGGCAAGAACCGGCACGCAGACGTGCCGATCGTCGGCGACTGCAAGGAGGTCATCGCGCAGCTCGTCGCGCGCCTGCAGGCCGAGGGCGCGGACGGCGACTACGAGGCGTGGATCGCCTTCCTGGCGGGCGTCAAGAAGCAGTACGCGCTCGGCTACGACGCGCCGACCGACGGCTCGCTCGCCCCGCAGTACGTCCTCGAGCGGCTCAGCGACATCGCCGGCCCCGACTCGATCTACGTCGCTGGCGTCGGCCAGCACCAGATGTGGGCCGCCCAGTTCGTGGGCTACGAGAGGCCCAACACGTGGATCAACTCCGGTGGCCTCGGGACGATGGGCTTCGCCGTCCCCGCCGCGATGGGTGCCAAGGTCGGCAAGCCCGACAGCACCGTGTGGGCGGTCGACGGTGACGGCTGCTTCCAGATGACCAACCAGGAGCTGGCCACCTGCGCGATCAACGACATCCCGATCAAGGTCGCGATCATCAACAACGAGTCGCTCGGCATGGTGCGGCAGTGGCAGACGCTGTTCTACAACGAGCGCTACTCCAACACCGACCTGCACTCCAAGCGCATCCCCGACTTCGTCAAGCTCGCCGACGCCTACGGCTGTGTCGGCCTGGCGTGCGAGTCGCCGAGCGACGTGGACGCCACGATCGAGAAGGCGATGGCGATCGACGACCAGCCGGTCGTGGTGGACTTCCGCGTCCACCGCGACGCGATGGTCTGGCCGATGGTGGCCGCCGGCACCAGCAACGACGAGATCAAGTACGCCCGGGACCTGGCGCCCCAGTTCGACGAGGACGACATCTGA
- a CDS encoding 4a-hydroxytetrahydrobiopterin dehydratase, with translation MSEPDPKARLSHDDLLEAGLDDWRKVLNRLRARFRTGDFATGLALVDRIGAAAEEADHHPDISLTYPEVIVTLSSHDVGGITSRDVDLARRISGFAAELGASADVSGLTQVEPGLDTADGSRLAPFYAALIGGEVQGGEPVDPSGQVSTMWFQEPAASADDAGPVLPEQVPEQRWHLDVWVPHDEGERRLRAVLDAGGRLVSDAAAPSYWVVEDADGNRSCICTPLDRG, from the coding sequence ATGAGCGAACCGGACCCGAAGGCCAGGCTCAGCCACGACGACCTCCTCGAGGCCGGCCTCGACGACTGGCGCAAGGTGCTCAACCGGCTCCGCGCCCGCTTCCGCACCGGCGACTTCGCCACCGGTCTCGCGCTCGTCGACAGGATCGGCGCAGCGGCCGAGGAGGCTGACCACCACCCCGACATCTCGCTGACCTACCCCGAGGTCATCGTCACGCTGTCCAGCCACGACGTCGGCGGCATCACCAGTCGCGACGTCGACCTGGCCCGCCGGATCAGCGGCTTCGCCGCCGAGCTGGGCGCGTCGGCCGACGTCTCCGGCCTGACCCAGGTCGAGCCGGGGCTCGACACCGCGGACGGCTCGCGGCTGGCGCCGTTCTACGCCGCGCTGATCGGTGGCGAGGTGCAGGGCGGCGAGCCCGTCGACCCCAGCGGCCAGGTCTCCACGATGTGGTTCCAGGAGCCCGCTGCGAGCGCGGACGACGCCGGCCCGGTGCTCCCAGAGCAGGTCCCCGAGCAGCGCTGGCACCTCGACGTGTGGGTGCCGCACGACGAGGGGGAGCGGCGGTTGCGGGCGGTGCTCGACGCCGGCGGACGCCTGGTCAGCGACGCCGCCGCGCCGTCCTACTGGGTGGTCGAGGACGCCGACGGCAACCGCTCCTGCATCTGCACGCCGCTCGACCGCGGCTGA
- a CDS encoding S66 family peptidase: MAPPLRFPRPLRPGDRIGVTSPSAGASGDAATRIEFCVAWLRERGYEVEVGECMDGTGLTSAPAGQRAAELTRMLADPDIACVVPPWGGETAIDLVDLLDWDLLAASEPTWLVGFSDLTTVMVPITTRLGWATVHGDNLADTPYAVPDGLLHWLDLVGGEGPFVQRDSGLVTDWVRFEEDPRATEWRRAGEGRWEVLGGDSLDVTGRLVGGCIETVAHLAGTPYGDVRAWADGLDEPTVVYVEACEDHAVDICRCLHGMRLAGWFDRAAAVLVGRTNAPDHPDLTQREAVVDALGRLDVPIVWDLEIGHVPPHLPLVNGALARVVVDGDTREITQTLG; the protein is encoded by the coding sequence ATGGCTCCACCACTCCGTTTCCCGCGCCCCCTCCGTCCGGGTGACCGCATCGGTGTCACCTCGCCGTCCGCCGGGGCCTCGGGTGATGCCGCGACGCGGATCGAGTTCTGCGTCGCGTGGCTGCGCGAGCGGGGCTACGAGGTCGAGGTGGGGGAGTGCATGGACGGCACCGGCCTCACCTCCGCGCCGGCCGGGCAGCGGGCGGCCGAGCTGACCCGCATGCTCGCCGACCCCGACATCGCCTGCGTGGTGCCGCCGTGGGGCGGCGAGACCGCGATCGACCTGGTGGACCTGCTCGACTGGGACCTCCTCGCGGCGAGCGAGCCGACCTGGCTCGTGGGCTTCTCCGACCTCACGACCGTGATGGTGCCGATCACCACCCGGCTCGGCTGGGCCACCGTCCACGGCGACAACCTCGCGGACACGCCGTACGCCGTCCCCGACGGGCTGCTGCACTGGCTCGACCTCGTCGGTGGCGAGGGTCCGTTCGTGCAGCGGGACTCCGGACTGGTCACGGACTGGGTCCGCTTCGAGGAGGACCCGCGCGCGACCGAGTGGAGGCGCGCGGGGGAGGGGCGCTGGGAGGTGCTGGGCGGCGACAGTCTGGACGTGACCGGCCGACTCGTCGGCGGCTGCATCGAGACGGTCGCCCACCTCGCCGGCACCCCGTACGGCGACGTGCGGGCGTGGGCCGACGGGCTGGACGAGCCGACGGTCGTCTACGTCGAGGCGTGCGAGGACCACGCGGTCGACATCTGCCGCTGCCTGCACGGCATGCGCCTCGCCGGCTGGTTCGACCGGGCCGCGGCCGTGCTCGTGGGGCGGACGAACGCACCGGACCACCCGGACCTCACCCAGCGCGAAGCGGTCGTCGACGCGCTCGGGCGCCTGGACGTGCCGATCGTGTGGGACCTCGAGATCGGCCACGTGCCGCCGCACCTGCCGCTCGTCAACGGTGCGCTGGCGCGGGTCGTCGTCGACGGCGACACCCGCGAGATCACCCAGACGCTCGGCTGA
- a CDS encoding DUF6973 domain-containing protein has protein sequence MGFGDVVQQAIHAGTGVPRLYAAATRAGLGASGAVEVLRISQAALSAAAGHGRGVPGRSNAMRHFMWQAALTARFGVDAARSIAAAQEAGSTRRRDSRVDEHNNAAGQAYGAEHADDLATLSPSEAMTSLVPVALAMWEAGELVWVKPRS, from the coding sequence ATGGGTTTCGGTGACGTGGTACAGCAGGCGATCCACGCGGGCACCGGCGTGCCGCGGCTCTACGCAGCGGCCACGCGGGCGGGCCTCGGCGCCTCCGGCGCGGTCGAGGTGCTCCGGATCTCGCAGGCGGCCCTGTCCGCCGCCGCGGGCCACGGCCGCGGCGTCCCCGGGCGCTCCAACGCCATGCGGCACTTCATGTGGCAGGCCGCGCTCACCGCGCGCTTCGGTGTCGACGCGGCACGCTCGATCGCAGCGGCCCAGGAGGCGGGCAGCACCCGTCGTCGCGACTCGCGCGTCGACGAGCACAACAACGCGGCCGGCCAGGCGTACGGCGCCGAGCACGCGGACGACCTGGCGACGCTCTCGCCGTCCGAGGCGATGACGAGCCTGGTGCCCGTGGCGCTGGCGATGTGGGAGGCGGGCGAGCTGGTCTGGGTCAAGCCCAGGTCGTGA
- a CDS encoding deoxycytidylate deaminase: MSETPAVPGWDDYFLGIAAAVAARAKCTRRRVGAVLTIDHRIIATGYNGAAPGEDDCLAGACPRGQLGYDDVPGLGDYDRPGTPGFCIAIHAEVNALLFATRDTKGATAYITDPPCPGCRKALAAAGVVRAVWPGGEHDRAGLTTWA, from the coding sequence GTGAGCGAGACCCCCGCGGTCCCAGGCTGGGACGACTACTTCCTCGGCATCGCCGCCGCCGTCGCCGCGCGGGCCAAGTGCACCCGCCGCCGCGTCGGCGCGGTCCTCACCATCGACCACCGGATCATCGCCACCGGCTACAACGGCGCCGCTCCGGGGGAGGACGACTGCCTGGCCGGAGCGTGCCCGCGCGGCCAGCTCGGCTACGACGACGTCCCCGGCCTCGGCGACTACGACCGGCCGGGCACGCCGGGGTTCTGCATCGCGATCCACGCCGAGGTGAACGCGCTGCTCTTCGCGACCCGCGACACCAAGGGCGCCACCGCGTACATCACCGACCCGCCGTGCCCGGGGTGCCGCAAGGCGCTGGCGGCGGCCGGCGTCGTGCGGGCGGTCTGGCCCGGGGGCGAGCACGACCGCGCCGGCCTCACGACCTGGGCTTGA
- a CDS encoding VOC family protein yields the protein MDQRVSFITLVVSDLEASRKFYVEGLGWEAELDVPGEVLMFRVAEKVVLSLWVETGFTAEVGHAPARGGTPPVTLSHNLATTQGVDTVLEQARAAGASDVGEASERDWGGYSGYFADPDGFRWEVACNPGEIGQSVLP from the coding sequence ATGGACCAGCGCGTCAGCTTCATCACCCTCGTCGTGAGCGACCTCGAGGCGAGCCGGAAGTTCTACGTCGAGGGGCTCGGCTGGGAGGCGGAGCTCGACGTGCCGGGGGAGGTGCTGATGTTCCGGGTCGCGGAGAAGGTCGTGCTGAGCCTCTGGGTCGAGACGGGGTTCACGGCGGAGGTCGGCCACGCACCTGCGCGCGGCGGCACGCCGCCCGTCACGCTGTCGCACAACCTCGCGACCACGCAGGGCGTCGACACCGTCCTCGAGCAGGCCCGCGCGGCGGGTGCCTCGGACGTCGGCGAGGCGAGCGAGCGCGACTGGGGCGGCTACTCCGGCTACTTCGCCGACCCGGACGGGTTCCGCTGGGAAGTCGCCTGCAACCCCGGTGAGATCGGGCAGTCCGTCCTCCCGTGA
- a CDS encoding GNAT family N-acetyltransferase: MTGPVGVRLSATRTRTTNDHGQPLGRPVEWTGATAPAKDVVLEGAGVGLEPIGPQHVEDLLSALCREDDEPIWTYLSWERPRTREEMAAIVEDGAADPERVMYAIVARETGRAVGFCSLMRIDPAMGSIEVGQIAFGRQLQRSRAATEAMALLARHVFDDLGHRRYEWKCDSLNAASRRAAIRLGFIWEGRFRQALVYKGRNRDTDWFSITDREWPRVRAALDAWLDDSNFDSAGRQRVRLAARPPAPDQHADQQEA; this comes from the coding sequence ATGACCGGACCGGTGGGGGTGCGGCTCTCGGCGACCCGGACCCGGACGACCAACGACCACGGCCAGCCGCTCGGACGACCCGTCGAGTGGACCGGGGCGACCGCGCCCGCGAAGGACGTGGTCCTCGAGGGGGCCGGCGTAGGCCTCGAGCCGATCGGACCCCAGCATGTCGAGGACCTGTTGTCCGCGCTGTGCCGCGAGGACGACGAGCCGATCTGGACCTACCTGTCGTGGGAGCGGCCACGCACCCGCGAGGAGATGGCGGCGATCGTCGAGGACGGCGCGGCCGACCCCGAACGGGTGATGTACGCGATCGTGGCGCGGGAGACCGGCCGCGCGGTCGGCTTCTGCTCGCTGATGCGCATCGACCCGGCGATGGGTTCGATCGAGGTCGGTCAGATCGCGTTCGGCCGCCAGCTCCAGCGCAGCCGTGCCGCGACCGAGGCGATGGCGCTGCTGGCGCGCCACGTCTTCGACGACCTCGGCCATCGCCGCTACGAGTGGAAGTGCGACAGCCTCAACGCTGCGTCGCGCCGGGCGGCGATCCGGCTCGGCTTCATCTGGGAGGGACGGTTCCGCCAGGCGCTCGTCTACAAGGGGCGCAACCGCGACACCGACTGGTTCTCGATCACCGACCGCGAGTGGCCGCGGGTCCGCGCGGCCCTCGACGCCTGGCTCGACGACAGCAACTTCGACTCCGCGGGCCGCCAGCGCGTACGCCTCGCTGCCCGCCCGCCCGCACCCGACCAGCACGCCGACCAGCAGGAGGCCTGA
- the kynU gene encoding kynureninase — MTTAAQLDAADPLARFRDRFVGADTDLVYFDGNSLGRPVAAAADRLGEFVRQDWGGRLIRGWDESWMELPTRLGDDLGRIALGAAAGQSAVGDSTTVWLYKLMRAAVDHAVRTDPRRTEIVIDTDNFPTDRYVAEGVAAERGLTLRWIEVDTSAGVTAAQLAEAVGERTALVVLNHVAYRSAWLADLPELTRVAHAAGALVLWDLCHSAGAVPVALDESDVDLAVGCTYKYLNGGPGSPAFGYVNARLQDELTQPIQGWMGHADPFLMGPGYTPAPGMRRFTSGTPPILGMVAMQSMLELVEEAGIDAIRAKSVALTSYAVELADATLPEVTLASPRDPAIRGGHVTLRHDRMREVTARLWERDVIPDYRDPGGLRIGLSPLSTSFDEVERGIAAVAEALR, encoded by the coding sequence GTGACCACTGCAGCACAGCTCGACGCCGCCGACCCGCTCGCCCGGTTCCGGGACCGGTTCGTCGGCGCCGACACCGACCTCGTCTACTTCGACGGCAACTCGCTGGGCCGTCCCGTCGCCGCCGCCGCCGACCGTCTGGGCGAGTTCGTCCGGCAGGACTGGGGCGGCCGGCTGATCCGGGGCTGGGACGAGAGCTGGATGGAGCTCCCGACGCGTCTCGGCGACGACCTCGGCCGGATCGCCCTCGGCGCCGCAGCCGGCCAGAGCGCCGTCGGCGACTCGACCACGGTCTGGCTCTACAAGCTGATGCGCGCCGCGGTCGACCATGCCGTACGCACCGATCCGCGCCGCACCGAGATCGTGATCGACACCGACAACTTCCCGACCGACCGTTACGTCGCCGAGGGAGTCGCCGCCGAGCGCGGCCTCACCCTGCGGTGGATCGAGGTCGACACGTCCGCGGGCGTGACCGCCGCGCAGCTCGCCGAGGCCGTCGGCGAGCGTACGGCGCTGGTGGTGCTCAACCACGTCGCGTACCGGTCGGCGTGGCTGGCCGACCTCCCGGAGCTCACCCGTGTCGCGCACGCCGCGGGCGCGCTCGTGCTCTGGGACCTCTGCCACTCCGCCGGCGCCGTGCCGGTCGCGTTGGACGAGTCGGACGTCGACCTGGCCGTCGGCTGCACCTACAAGTACCTCAACGGCGGCCCCGGCTCGCCGGCGTTCGGCTACGTCAACGCCCGTCTGCAGGATGAGCTCACCCAGCCGATCCAGGGCTGGATGGGCCACGCCGACCCCTTCCTGATGGGGCCCGGCTACACGCCCGCGCCGGGCATGCGGAGGTTCACCTCCGGCACACCGCCGATCCTCGGCATGGTCGCGATGCAGAGCATGCTGGAGCTCGTCGAGGAGGCGGGCATCGACGCGATCCGTGCCAAGTCGGTCGCGCTGACGTCGTACGCCGTCGAGCTCGCCGACGCGACGCTGCCGGAGGTCACCCTCGCCTCACCCCGCGACCCGGCGATCCGCGGCGGCCACGTGACCCTCCGCCACGACCGCATGCGCGAGGTCACCGCTCGGCTCTGGGAGCGCGACGTGATCCCCGACTACCGCGACCCCGGCGGCCTGCGGATCGGGCTCTCGCCGTTGTCCACCTCCTTCGACGAGGTCGAGCGCGGCATCGCGGCCGTCGCGGAGGCGCTGCGATGA